A portion of the Streptomyces sp. NBC_00376 genome contains these proteins:
- the eccE gene encoding type VII secretion protein EccE, with product MGAATRERTGRSTHRVSGPSRRQRGNEPAAAAPAAPVGAPAATTLRSISRTGRPATVLRQMVLVEAALGVAAVGVALDGPWLVPGVSVACLLVLLAVVRRRGQAVQDWLSTALALRDRRRTAVASDADAEPQLTPVAESVPGFAPYIYVDRDRRTVGMVGDGTFLTAVVRVEAGGESLRQARGARALPLSLLGDALSVDDIVLESAQLVQQVRPAPAQHLPQQSAARLSYAPLQEQIGAPALRMTWVAVKLDPELCREAVEARGGGIGGAQRCLVRVADHVASRITGAGFRAVVLDQEELNSAVATSACANPMLSARAGRPDAATQRRTTETTRVWRCDDRWHTAYAVDRWPELGRGATPLPRLVSLLTSVPAYATTFSLTVRRRSRQGEVSVSGHVRITGGSDTELVGVRRTLEQAARHAKVGLVRLDREQLPGVLATLPLGGAQ from the coding sequence CCATCGAGTGTCCGGCCCTTCCCGACGGCAACGTGGCAACGAGCCTGCCGCAGCAGCGCCCGCGGCGCCGGTGGGCGCACCCGCGGCGACGACTCTGCGGTCGATCTCGCGGACCGGCCGCCCCGCCACCGTGCTGCGGCAGATGGTGCTCGTCGAGGCGGCCCTGGGCGTCGCCGCGGTGGGCGTCGCACTCGACGGCCCCTGGCTGGTGCCCGGGGTCTCGGTCGCCTGCCTGCTGGTACTGCTCGCGGTGGTACGTCGCCGGGGCCAGGCCGTACAGGACTGGCTGTCGACGGCGCTCGCGCTCCGCGACCGCCGACGGACAGCCGTGGCGTCCGACGCGGATGCGGAGCCGCAGCTGACGCCGGTGGCGGAGAGCGTGCCGGGCTTCGCTCCGTACATCTACGTCGACCGGGACCGCCGCACGGTGGGCATGGTCGGGGACGGTACGTTCCTGACGGCTGTCGTACGGGTCGAGGCCGGCGGTGAATCGCTGCGCCAGGCGCGCGGTGCGCGGGCGCTCCCGTTGTCCCTGCTGGGCGATGCGCTGTCGGTGGACGACATCGTGCTGGAGTCCGCGCAGCTCGTGCAGCAGGTACGTCCCGCTCCGGCCCAGCATCTGCCGCAGCAGTCGGCGGCACGGCTCTCCTACGCCCCGCTCCAGGAGCAGATCGGGGCGCCCGCGCTGCGGATGACCTGGGTGGCCGTGAAGCTGGATCCGGAACTGTGCCGGGAGGCGGTCGAGGCGCGCGGGGGCGGCATCGGTGGGGCTCAGCGTTGTCTGGTCCGGGTCGCGGACCATGTGGCGAGCCGGATCACCGGGGCCGGTTTCCGGGCCGTGGTGCTGGACCAGGAGGAGCTGAACTCCGCCGTGGCCACATCCGCTTGTGCAAATCCCATGCTCTCGGCCCGCGCCGGGCGCCCGGATGCCGCGACGCAGCGGCGGACGACGGAGACGACGAGAGTCTGGCGGTGCGACGACCGTTGGCACACCGCCTATGCGGTGGACCGCTGGCCCGAGTTGGGCCGGGGGGCGACCCCTCTTCCCCGCCTCGTTTCGCTGCTGACCTCGGTTCCCGCGTATGCGACGACCTTCAGCCTGACGGTGCGACGCCGTTCGCGCCAGGGCGAGGTCTCGGTGTCCGGTCATGTGCGGATCACGGGCGGGTCCGATACGGAACTGGTCGGAGTACGAAGGACATTGGAGCAAGCCGCACGGCACGCCAAGGTCGGTCTGGTGCGGCTGGACCGCGAGCAGTTGCCGGGCGTGCTGGCGACGCTCCCGCTGGGAGGCGCACAGTGA